One Streptococcus gallolyticus subsp. gallolyticus DSM 16831 DNA window includes the following coding sequences:
- the rnpM gene encoding RNase P modulator RnpM — protein sequence MAKTRKIPLRKSVVSGEVIDKRDLLRVVKNKEGEIFIDPTGKKNGRGAYIKLDNEEAIQAKNKKVFNRSFSMEVPDEFYDELIAYVDHKVKRRELGLE from the coding sequence ATGGCTAAAACACGTAAAATACCTTTAAGAAAATCAGTTGTTTCAGGCGAAGTAATTGATAAGCGCGATTTGCTTCGCGTTGTTAAGAACAAAGAAGGCGAGATTTTTATCGACCCGACTGGTAAGAAAAACGGTCGCGGTGCTTACATCAAGCTTGACAATGAAGAAGCAATCCAAGCTAAAAATAAAAAAGTGTTTAATCGTAGTTTTTCAATGGAAGTTCCTGACGAATTTTACGATGAATTAATTGCTTACGTCGATCACAAAGTTAAAAGAAGAGAGTTGGGTCTTGAATAA
- a CDS encoding YlxQ-related RNA-binding protein: protein MNNRERLSNLIGLAQRAGKVISGEELVIKAIQSGKAQLIFLANDAGANLTKKTTDKCQYYKVEVSTVFNTLELSAALGKPRKVVAIADAGFSKKMRTLMN from the coding sequence TTGAATAACCGTGAAAGATTGTCAAATTTGATTGGTCTAGCACAGCGAGCAGGAAAAGTTATCTCTGGTGAAGAATTAGTTATCAAAGCGATTCAATCTGGAAAAGCACAGCTTATTTTCCTAGCCAATGATGCTGGCGCTAATTTGACAAAGAAAACAACTGATAAATGTCAATATTACAAAGTAGAAGTCTCCACAGTGTTTAACACACTGGAATTAAGTGCTGCTCTTGGAAAACCGCGTAAAGTGGTAGCCATAGCAGATGCTGGATTTTCAAAGAAAATGAGGACTCTTATGAACTAA
- the rbfA gene encoding 30S ribosome-binding factor RbfA: protein MANHRVDRVGMEIKREVNEILQKKVRDPRVQDVTITDVQMLGDLSMAKVYYTIHSELASDNQKAQTGLEKAKGTIKRELGHNLTMYKIPDLTFIKDESIEYGNKIDQMLRDLEAKK, encoded by the coding sequence ATGGCTAATCATCGTGTTGACCGTGTTGGTATGGAAATCAAACGTGAAGTAAACGAAATTTTGCAAAAAAAAGTTCGTGACCCACGTGTTCAAGATGTGACAATTACTGATGTTCAAATGCTTGGAGATCTTTCAATGGCTAAAGTGTATTACACTATTCACTCTGAACTTGCGTCAGATAATCAAAAAGCTCAAACTGGTCTTGAAAAAGCAAAAGGAACTATCAAACGTGAACTTGGTCACAACTTGACTATGTACAAAATTCCAGATTTGACATTCATCAAAGATGAATCAATCGAATACGGCAATAAAATTGACCAAATGCTTCGTGATTTGGAAGCTAAAAAATAA
- a CDS encoding TIGR00730 family Rossman fold protein, with translation MNITVYLASSMGNTPDYYEQVVAFAHWLAQHDHCLVYGGSKTGLMGVLADTALAQGGKVYGIMPDFMQKREKAHQGLTHLQIVDDMDERKRLLMEEGDILVAFPGGPGTLEEIIQAISWARVGQLDKPCLLFNMNGYYDSLKEQFNQMVQAGFLTTADRKKVIFVDSLQALEEVISSYQK, from the coding sequence ATGAATATCACGGTTTATTTGGCTTCAAGTATGGGAAATACGCCAGATTATTATGAACAAGTTGTCGCATTTGCGCATTGGTTAGCTCAACATGACCATTGTTTGGTTTATGGTGGAAGTAAAACTGGGCTTATGGGAGTTTTGGCGGACACGGCATTGGCACAGGGTGGTAAAGTCTATGGTATCATGCCTGATTTTATGCAAAAACGTGAAAAGGCACATCAAGGCTTAACACACTTGCAAATTGTTGATGACATGGACGAGCGTAAGCGTCTCTTAATGGAAGAGGGCGACATTTTAGTCGCATTTCCAGGCGGTCCAGGGACACTTGAAGAGATTATTCAGGCTATTTCATGGGCGCGTGTTGGGCAACTCGACAAGCCCTGCTTGCTTTTTAACATGAACGGTTACTATGATAGCCTCAAAGAACAATTTAATCAGATGGTGCAGGCAGGATTTTTAACGACAGCTGACCGCAAAAAGGTTATCTTTGTCGATAGTCTGCAAGCGTTAGAAGAGGTTATCAGTAGTTATCAGAAATGA
- a CDS encoding nucleotidyltransferase family protein, producing the protein MDLQALFVQNEELMGILRVIAELDLQDSWLAAGTLRNYVWNVLSGKAGLAQASDLDVVFYDANVSYDETLALQQGLQQRYPAYQWEIKNQVYMHSHSPNTLPYQNARDAVSKYPERCTAIAARLKNDELELFLLYGDDDIVNFVVQPTPHFLENKKRMQVYRERLAKKDWQEKWPNLQLLDK; encoded by the coding sequence ATGGATTTACAAGCGTTATTTGTGCAAAATGAAGAGTTAATGGGGATTCTTAGGGTAATAGCAGAGCTGGATTTGCAAGATTCTTGGCTAGCAGCTGGAACATTACGCAACTATGTTTGGAATGTCTTGTCAGGAAAAGCTGGCTTGGCACAAGCAAGTGATTTAGATGTCGTTTTTTATGATGCCAATGTGTCTTATGATGAAACGCTGGCGCTTCAGCAAGGCCTTCAACAGCGCTACCCAGCCTATCAATGGGAAATCAAGAATCAGGTTTATATGCACAGCCATAGTCCAAATACGCTTCCTTACCAAAATGCGAGAGATGCTGTTAGCAAATATCCAGAGCGTTGCACAGCCATTGCAGCAAGATTGAAAAATGATGAGTTGGAACTTTTTTTGCTTTATGGTGATGACGATATTGTTAATTTTGTCGTGCAACCGACACCGCATTTTTTAGAAAATAAGAAACGGATGCAGGTCTATCGTGAACGCCTTGCTAAGAAAGATTGGCAGGAAAAATGGCCAAACTTACAACTGCTTGATAAATAA
- a CDS encoding CopY/TcrY family copper transport repressor, translating to MSISNAEWEIMRVVWTKEETTSSQILEILEQKTDWTASTVKTLLKRLVDKGYLATQKSGKSFLYSALVSEEEAINRQADELFDKFCQRKHTAIIKHLVETTPMTMADINDLQAMLLSKKEEALEEVPCNCIPGQCRCKEHLSA from the coding sequence ATGTCAATTTCAAATGCAGAGTGGGAAATCATGCGTGTTGTTTGGACGAAAGAAGAAACAACTAGTAGCCAGATTTTGGAAATTCTCGAGCAAAAGACAGACTGGACAGCCTCAACCGTTAAAACACTGTTGAAACGACTAGTGGATAAAGGCTATCTAGCAACACAGAAATCGGGCAAATCATTTCTTTATTCAGCACTTGTTTCTGAAGAAGAAGCTATTAATCGACAAGCTGATGAGCTTTTTGATAAATTTTGTCAGCGCAAGCATACTGCGATTATCAAACATCTCGTGGAAACAACGCCGATGACAATGGCAGATATTAACGACTTGCAAGCTATGCTATTGTCCAAAAAAGAAGAGGCACTTGAAGAAGTGCCGTGCAATTGCATCCCTGGGCAATGTCGCTGTAAAGAGCATTTGAGTGCTTAG
- a CDS encoding heavy metal translocating P-type ATPase, translating to MAKEEVFVIDGMTCAACALTVENAVKKLDHVDSAVVNLTTEKMTVDYNPDLVSEKEIEKAVADAGYSASVFDPTTAKSQSERQSEATQNMWHKFLLSALFAIPLLYISMGSMVGLWVPEIISMSAHPLNFALIQLILTLPVMYFGRRFYVNGFRSLFKGHPNMDSLVALATTAAFVYSLYGVYHIILGHSHHAHMLYFESVAVILTLITLGKYFETLSKGRTSDAIQKLVKLSAKEATVIRDGVEQAVAIEDVRVGDLILVKPGEKIPVDGSVVSGHSAIDESMLTGESIPVEKATEDKVYGASINGQGALTIRAEKVGDETLLAQIIKLVEDAQQTKAPIAKIADKVAGVFVPTVIVIALVTFIFWYLIMGQTFVFALQVAIAVLVIACPCALGLATPTAIMVGTGRGAENGILYKRGDTLENAHHLDTIVFDKTGTITQGKPQVVDIFAYQGDKDKLLAQVASIEKLSEHPLSQAIVEKASADKLALTEVTQFKSLTGFGLQADIDGQTVYVGNRKLMEKYQVDLTASQEAVLAATQKGQTPIYISANAQLLGLITVADLLKVDSKETVAKLQEKGIDVVMLTGDNSKTAQAIAKQAGIKNVISEVLPDQKSQAIQDLQSQGKMVAMVGDGINDAPALAVADIGIAVGSGTDIAIESADIILMKPEISDVLKALSISRLTIKIIKENLFWAFIYNILAIPVAMGVLYLFGGPLLNPMIAGLAMGFSSVSVVLNALRLKYIKLN from the coding sequence ATGGCAAAAGAAGAAGTTTTCGTCATTGACGGCATGACCTGTGCAGCTTGTGCCTTAACGGTTGAAAATGCTGTTAAAAAGCTAGACCATGTTGACTCCGCTGTTGTCAATCTAACAACGGAGAAAATGACGGTGGATTATAATCCTGACTTAGTCAGTGAAAAAGAAATTGAAAAAGCGGTAGCAGATGCAGGTTATAGCGCCAGCGTTTTTGACCCGACAACGGCAAAGAGTCAATCAGAGCGCCAAAGTGAAGCCACACAGAATATGTGGCATAAGTTTCTTTTATCAGCTTTGTTTGCGATACCGCTCCTCTATATTTCTATGGGAAGTATGGTGGGGCTTTGGGTGCCAGAAATCATCAGCATGTCAGCTCACCCATTGAACTTTGCTTTGATTCAGCTGATTTTGACGCTTCCTGTCATGTATTTTGGACGTCGTTTTTATGTCAATGGCTTCCGCTCATTGTTTAAAGGGCATCCTAATATGGACTCGTTGGTTGCCTTGGCAACAACGGCTGCCTTCGTTTACAGCCTTTACGGTGTTTATCACATTATACTGGGGCATAGCCACCACGCGCATATGCTGTATTTTGAATCAGTTGCGGTGATTCTGACCTTAATCACTCTCGGGAAATACTTTGAAACGCTGTCAAAAGGTCGCACGTCAGATGCCATTCAAAAATTGGTGAAATTATCAGCAAAAGAAGCAACGGTTATCCGTGACGGTGTGGAACAAGCTGTTGCGATTGAGGACGTGCGCGTTGGAGACCTCATTTTAGTAAAACCTGGGGAAAAAATCCCTGTTGACGGTAGTGTGGTTTCAGGGCATTCGGCGATTGATGAGTCAATGTTGACAGGGGAAAGTATCCCAGTTGAGAAAGCTACAGAGGATAAGGTTTATGGTGCTTCAATCAATGGACAAGGGGCGCTAACCATTCGTGCTGAAAAAGTTGGTGATGAAACCTTGCTCGCCCAAATTATTAAATTGGTTGAGGATGCGCAGCAGACCAAAGCACCGATTGCGAAAATTGCGGATAAGGTAGCAGGTGTTTTTGTTCCAACTGTTATCGTGATTGCGCTTGTCACCTTCATTTTCTGGTACTTGATTATGGGACAAACCTTTGTCTTTGCTCTCCAAGTTGCCATTGCGGTTCTTGTCATTGCTTGTCCTTGTGCGCTTGGTCTTGCAACACCGACAGCGATTATGGTCGGAACTGGTCGCGGTGCTGAAAATGGTATCCTCTATAAACGCGGTGATACCCTCGAAAATGCTCACCACCTCGATACCATTGTCTTTGATAAAACAGGAACTATCACCCAAGGCAAACCACAAGTTGTTGATATTTTTGCTTATCAAGGCGATAAAGATAAGCTTCTTGCACAAGTTGCCTCAATCGAGAAATTGTCAGAACACCCTCTTAGTCAAGCTATTGTGGAAAAAGCATCCGCAGATAAGTTAGCTTTGACAGAGGTCACACAATTTAAGTCCTTAACAGGATTTGGCTTGCAGGCTGATATTGACGGACAAACAGTTTACGTCGGAAACCGCAAGTTAATGGAAAAATATCAGGTTGACTTGACCGCTAGTCAAGAAGCGGTGCTGGCTGCGACTCAAAAAGGACAAACACCGATTTACATCTCGGCAAATGCACAACTACTAGGACTTATCACCGTAGCTGATTTGCTAAAAGTAGACAGTAAAGAAACCGTCGCTAAATTGCAAGAAAAAGGCATTGATGTTGTCATGCTGACAGGCGACAATAGCAAGACAGCACAAGCTATTGCTAAACAAGCTGGTATCAAAAATGTTATTAGCGAGGTCCTACCAGACCAGAAATCGCAAGCCATTCAGGATTTGCAAAGTCAAGGAAAAATGGTTGCCATGGTTGGTGACGGGATAAATGACGCACCTGCCTTAGCGGTAGCGGATATTGGTATCGCTGTCGGTTCTGGGACAGACATTGCTATTGAATCAGCAGATATTATTCTCATGAAACCAGAAATCTCAGATGTTCTGAAAGCCTTGAGCATTAGTCGTTTAACGATTAAAATTATCAAGGAAAATCTTTTCTGGGCATTTATCTACAATATCTTAGCGATTCCTGTCGCTATGGGTGTATTATATCTATTTGGTGGACCTCTGTTAAATCCAATGATTGCAGGACTTGCCATGGGATTTAGTTCAGTTTCAGTCGTCCTCAATGCCCTTCGCCTAAAATATATTAAACTGAATTAA
- a CDS encoding heavy-metal-associated domain-containing protein, whose translation MEKTYEVTGMKCQGCVKTVTEKLSAVRGVEKVVVDLDKKQATVTGNPFKLSLKRALKGTKFTLGKEI comes from the coding sequence ATGGAAAAAACGTATGAAGTTACTGGCATGAAATGCCAAGGTTGTGTCAAAACAGTAACAGAAAAATTGTCAGCTGTTCGTGGCGTTGAAAAAGTGGTTGTTGATTTGGATAAAAAACAAGCAACCGTCACAGGAAATCCTTTCAAGCTCTCCCTAAAACGAGCACTCAAGGGAACAAAATTCACCCTTGGAAAAGAAATTTAA
- a CDS encoding trimeric intracellular cation channel family protein, with protein sequence MTIDVWDILSIIGTIAFALSGAIVAMEEDFDILGLFILGFVTAFGGGAIRNLLIGLPISALWSQGQAFYFALVAMLFIMVFPNLITHKGWRKAEVLTDAIGLAAFSVQGAMYAVKLHQPLSAVIVAAVLTGAGGGIVRDVLAGRKPGVLRSEVYAGWSILAALAIYFKIVHNDSGYYLLVLILTILRMIGYWRQWHLPKIKRKVT encoded by the coding sequence ATGACAATAGATGTTTGGGATATTTTAAGTATTATCGGAACGATTGCTTTTGCACTTTCAGGAGCTATTGTTGCCATGGAAGAAGATTTTGACATTCTAGGATTGTTTATCTTAGGATTTGTAACAGCTTTTGGTGGTGGTGCCATTCGTAATCTTTTGATAGGATTGCCCATTAGTGCGCTTTGGTCGCAAGGTCAAGCATTTTATTTTGCCTTGGTTGCTATGTTATTTATCATGGTATTTCCAAATCTCATTACTCATAAAGGTTGGAGAAAGGCAGAAGTGTTGACGGATGCTATCGGGTTAGCGGCGTTTAGCGTGCAAGGAGCTATGTATGCGGTGAAATTGCATCAACCCTTGAGTGCAGTCATTGTTGCGGCAGTTTTGACTGGTGCAGGTGGCGGTATTGTTCGTGATGTTTTAGCAGGGCGAAAACCTGGGGTGTTACGAAGCGAAGTTTATGCAGGTTGGTCAATTTTAGCAGCGCTAGCGATTTACTTTAAAATCGTCCATAACGATTCGGGTTATTATTTGCTTGTTTTGATTCTGACCATCTTACGTATGATAGGTTACTGGCGTCAATGGCATTTGCCAAAAATTAAACGGAAGGTCACTTAG
- a CDS encoding Cof-type HAD-IIB family hydrolase, which produces MIKLIAIDLDGTLLNSDKKIPDENVKAIQEAAKAGVKIVLCTGRPKSGILPYFERLGLTDEEYIIMNNGCSIYNTKNWELVSYAQVNNDELDKLDQVLADYPEVCLTLTGEKHYYAVGSEVPELVQYDAGLVFDTAKAVSIDELKASSEIIFQAMYMARAPYLDPFQEAKESALAAEFSVVRSQEYIFEAMPKGYTKATALKALSEKLGFTPAEVMAIGDAANDIEMLEFADNSVAMGNATDEVKALCRYETTTNDQAGVAQAIYDYVLK; this is translated from the coding sequence ATGATTAAATTAATTGCAATTGATTTAGACGGAACTTTACTGAATTCAGATAAAAAAATTCCTGATGAAAATGTCAAAGCTATTCAAGAAGCTGCTAAAGCAGGTGTGAAAATTGTTCTTTGTACAGGACGACCAAAATCAGGAATTCTGCCTTATTTTGAGCGACTTGGCTTGACTGATGAAGAATACATTATTATGAATAATGGCTGCAGCATTTACAATACTAAGAATTGGGAGCTTGTCAGTTATGCCCAAGTTAATAATGATGAATTGGACAAATTAGACCAAGTGTTAGCGGACTATCCAGAGGTTTGCTTGACATTGACAGGCGAAAAACATTATTATGCCGTTGGGAGCGAAGTGCCAGAATTGGTTCAATACGATGCAGGGCTTGTTTTCGATACAGCTAAAGCTGTTAGCATTGATGAACTGAAAGCTAGTTCAGAAATTATCTTCCAAGCCATGTATATGGCAAGAGCGCCTTATTTGGACCCATTCCAAGAAGCCAAAGAAAGCGCCTTGGCAGCTGAATTTAGCGTGGTGCGCAGTCAAGAATACATCTTTGAAGCTATGCCGAAAGGTTATACAAAAGCTACGGCTCTTAAAGCTTTGTCAGAAAAACTTGGCTTTACTCCAGCAGAAGTAATGGCAATCGGTGATGCTGCTAATGACATTGAAATGCTAGAATTTGCTGATAACAGTGTTGCCATGGGAAATGCGACTGACGAAGTCAAAGCGCTTTGCCGCTACGAAACAACAACCAACGACCAAGCAGGCGTAGCCCAAGCCATTTACGATTATGTGTTGAAATAA
- a CDS encoding Mbeg1-like protein, whose amino-acid sequence MAHYATGFVSEEIANHIKRSDSFDGPGIQVSMYDFPQLQLRKKKLLKFIPENSVIGRIFDFEEKNIVIVKSTAKLIFEHDLYTWLIQDGQFVCVDKASSMSHFVSETIATLNNSLDDATKKECLDSLYTITQTLDGVYMADASSQWKKNIKLLVKGLKEATPSSKESWKQVAKTFGQAGLSHHKTLFIK is encoded by the coding sequence TTGGCACATTACGCCACAGGTTTTGTCTCTGAGGAAATTGCCAATCATATCAAACGTTCAGACAGTTTTGATGGTCCTGGGATTCAAGTATCCATGTATGATTTCCCACAATTGCAACTAAGAAAAAAGAAACTGTTAAAATTTATCCCTGAAAATTCCGTTATCGGACGTATCTTTGATTTTGAAGAGAAGAATATTGTCATTGTTAAAAGTACGGCTAAGCTTATCTTTGAACATGACCTCTACACTTGGTTGATTCAAGATGGACAGTTTGTCTGTGTGGATAAAGCAAGCTCAATGTCTCACTTTGTTAGCGAAACAATCGCAACTTTGAATAATTCTCTTGACGACGCTACCAAAAAAGAATGTCTTGACTCCCTTTACACGATTACGCAAACTCTGGACGGCGTTTACATGGCAGATGCAAGTAGCCAATGGAAAAAGAACATTAAATTATTGGTTAAAGGTTTGAAAGAAGCCACACCGAGTAGTAAAGAAAGCTGGAAACAGGTAGCCAAAACATTTGGTCAGGCAGGACTTAGCCACCACAAGACCCTTTTTATCAAATAA
- a CDS encoding Mbeg1-like protein: MSNMIDYLLSTPNFFEGRYIKGVESLIFSQLSYLHFEIFEQSLKLADITDEKVIDQLVERTWNEALNRKLITSLAKHPIWRHIQILDNQTQFDANSELQFSATTFKIAPDLYYIAFRGTNSTFVGWKEDFNLSYMNAIPSQTAAVAYVEHIISKYGGTHYLGGHSKGGQFGTLRHRFCL; the protein is encoded by the coding sequence ATGTCGAATATGATTGATTATCTGCTTTCTACGCCTAATTTTTTTGAGGGGCGTTACATCAAAGGCGTGGAAAGTCTTATTTTCTCGCAGTTAAGTTACCTTCATTTTGAAATCTTTGAACAATCGCTGAAACTTGCTGACATTACAGATGAGAAAGTCATTGACCAGTTGGTCGAGCGTACTTGGAATGAAGCGTTGAACCGTAAATTAATCACTAGTTTAGCAAAACACCCTATCTGGCGACACATTCAAATTTTGGATAATCAAACACAATTTGACGCTAATTCGGAGCTTCAATTTTCAGCTACAACCTTCAAAATTGCTCCAGACCTTTATTACATTGCATTTCGTGGGACAAATTCAACTTTTGTCGGCTGGAAAGAAGATTTTAATCTTTCTTATATGAACGCTATTCCTTCACAAACAGCGGCTGTTGCATATGTCGAACACATTATCTCTAAATACGGCGGAACGCATTACCTAGGTGGACATTCTAAGGGGGGGCAATTTGGCACATTACGCCACAGGTTTTGTCTCTGA
- a CDS encoding TetR/AcrR family transcriptional regulator, with the protein MATEEKLNRRTLKTRLTIREALLALLKHKELRDITITDIANQAEITRKSFYHSYQNVDEVIEEIENDIIDDFETVIELLLVPADLKNFSRIFQALTNIIETDYNDYNDLLRLGRLEHHSLIQKLKTSLIKEVNQILPETLFKDKSTKETTIIFVVGGLIAIYDNWLSFQNDNRLETLSAQASQVILQGLNGVLTEEL; encoded by the coding sequence ATGGCAACAGAAGAAAAATTAAATCGTAGAACTTTAAAAACTCGATTAACAATCAGAGAAGCCTTGTTGGCGCTATTAAAGCATAAAGAATTAAGAGACATTACCATTACTGACATTGCTAACCAAGCGGAAATCACACGAAAATCGTTTTATCATTCTTATCAAAATGTGGATGAGGTTATCGAAGAAATCGAAAATGACATCATTGATGATTTTGAAACTGTCATTGAATTGCTACTCGTTCCAGCTGATTTAAAAAATTTTAGTCGCATTTTCCAAGCATTGACAAATATCATTGAAACAGACTACAACGATTATAATGACTTGTTGCGTTTGGGACGTTTAGAACATCATTCGTTAATTCAAAAATTAAAGACTTCTTTGATTAAGGAAGTCAATCAGATTCTTCCTGAGACCTTATTTAAAGATAAAAGTACAAAAGAAACAACGATTATTTTTGTGGTGGGAGGGCTCATTGCCATTTATGATAATTGGTTATCATTTCAAAATGACAATCGTTTAGAAACCCTTTCTGCGCAAGCTAGTCAAGTGATTTTACAGGGCTTAAATGGTGTTTTGACGGAGGAACTCTAA
- a CDS encoding TetR/AcrR family transcriptional regulator → MTEKTISQKSLQNLQVSNKESQKLTRESLETALLLLLEKKPLNQITISELVAKAGVSRNAFYRNYKSKEAILESILTQIVRRIFRGIKNFDLKTQLSQAWLFILTEAKKEANVLRMIFEQHLEKLLTSIVSKRLKAYQRFKKKHDSRYTNSFWSNAIISVLSNWVADDMRIPAEEVAAIGLPLFL, encoded by the coding sequence ATGACGGAAAAAACAATTTCACAAAAATCCTTGCAAAATTTGCAGGTGTCCAACAAGGAGTCACAAAAATTAACGCGTGAATCACTTGAAACTGCGCTTTTACTTCTTCTTGAAAAGAAACCACTAAATCAAATTACGATTTCTGAACTTGTCGCTAAAGCTGGCGTTTCACGTAATGCTTTCTATCGAAATTACAAATCTAAGGAAGCCATTCTTGAATCTATTTTAACGCAAATTGTTCGCCGTATTTTTCGAGGCATCAAAAATTTCGATTTAAAGACACAGCTATCCCAAGCATGGCTTTTCATATTGACGGAAGCGAAAAAGGAAGCCAACGTTTTACGAATGATTTTTGAACAACACCTTGAAAAGCTATTGACAAGTATCGTTTCTAAACGCTTAAAAGCTTATCAACGTTTCAAGAAAAAGCATGATTCTCGCTACACTAATTCTTTCTGGAGCAATGCCATTATCTCGGTACTCTCAAACTGGGTAGCCGACGATATGCGAATTCCTGCCGAAGAAGTAGCCGCTATTGGTTTACCACTTTTCTTATGA
- a CDS encoding DegV family protein — MTWKIVTDSGCDIKHIEAIADHTEFQNVPLTIQIGSEIFVDDEGLDVDNMMASMYASPTSSKSSCPSPDAFLQAYQGAENVIAITITGNLSGSQNSAQVAKNMLLEEHPNVNIHVIDSLSAGGEIDLIVLELNRLIAKGLSFDEVVEAITAYQAKTKLLFILARVDNLVKNGRLSKLIGKVIGLLNIRMVGKASDEGTLELLHKARGQKKAVQATIDEMFKEGYQGGKVMITHANNEKACQQLSDKIKEKYPQADITFIKASGLCSFYGEDGGILLGYETK; from the coding sequence TTGACTTGGAAAATTGTGACAGATTCTGGCTGTGATATTAAACATATCGAAGCTATCGCAGACCACACAGAATTTCAAAATGTCCCTCTAACAATACAGATTGGCTCAGAAATTTTTGTGGATGATGAAGGGTTAGATGTCGATAATATGATGGCAAGTATGTATGCAAGTCCTACATCATCAAAATCAAGTTGCCCAAGCCCAGATGCCTTCTTACAAGCCTACCAAGGCGCTGAAAATGTCATTGCTATTACGATTACAGGAAATTTATCAGGAAGTCAAAACAGCGCTCAAGTGGCTAAAAATATGCTTCTTGAAGAACACCCAAATGTTAATATTCATGTGATTGACTCACTGTCTGCAGGCGGTGAAATTGACTTGATTGTTTTAGAGTTAAACCGTCTAATTGCTAAAGGTCTCAGCTTTGATGAGGTGGTCGAAGCGATTACTGCTTACCAAGCTAAGACCAAATTACTCTTTATTCTTGCTCGTGTGGATAACTTGGTGAAAAATGGTCGCTTGAGCAAATTGATTGGTAAAGTTATCGGACTTCTTAACATTCGTATGGTCGGAAAAGCTAGTGACGAAGGGACTTTAGAGCTTCTTCACAAGGCAAGAGGTCAGAAAAAAGCTGTTCAAGCAACAATCGATGAAATGTTCAAAGAAGGTTATCAAGGTGGCAAAGTCATGATTACTCACGCCAACAATGAAAAAGCTTGCCAACAGCTAAGTGATAAAATCAAAGAGAAATACCCTCAAGCCGATATCACATTTATCAAAGCTTCAGGACTTTGTAGCTTCTATGGTGAAGATGGTGGTATCTTATTAGGATACGAAACAAAATAA
- a CDS encoding YgjV family protein: MSIGLVFSAIGATCLAISSFAKTKKSMLSWQLSDYFFTMIANFLLGGYTGAISISVSIIRNTLMIKKWDSIYTTILLIIIQVTLGIHVNNLGLIGCLPLISSVSYTIVSFLTDRVQWLRWVTVENMLLWSLYDFTIKAYPALVMDVVITITTLIAIKKYSGLNRHTQNTQD, from the coding sequence ATGTCAATCGGGCTTGTCTTTTCAGCCATTGGCGCAACTTGTTTAGCAATCTCATCTTTTGCCAAAACTAAGAAAAGCATGTTGAGTTGGCAACTGTCTGATTATTTCTTTACCATGATTGCCAATTTTTTGTTGGGTGGTTATACGGGAGCTATTTCTATCAGTGTTTCTATTATTCGAAATACGCTCATGATTAAGAAATGGGATTCAATTTATACAACTATCCTCCTCATTATCATTCAAGTAACATTAGGCATTCATGTCAATAATTTAGGATTAATCGGCTGTTTACCTTTGATTTCATCAGTATCTTATACTATCGTTTCTTTTTTGACTGATAGGGTACAATGGCTTCGCTGGGTAACGGTTGAGAATATGCTACTTTGGTCTTTATACGACTTCACCATTAAAGCCTATCCTGCTTTAGTTATGGACGTGGTCATCACAATTACAACACTTATTGCTATTAAAAAATACAGTGGCTTAAATCGTCATACACAAAACACCCAAGACTGA